A region of the Primulina huaijiensis isolate GDHJ02 unplaced genomic scaffold, ASM1229523v2 scaffold15883, whole genome shotgun sequence genome:
cattttatttcattttggaATTTATCGCCGTAAGAtaagattattttgagttaatgatgaaatagactggtttttggtttatactgtactacgaggcttgttgttttcaattgtgtggttgtaaaacaacgccggtgtcgactaaccccggtctcggggcgtgacagtaAAGAAGCTAAGCTTAATAAAAGAAGCCAAGAACTTTCCCGCCGACGTTTTTCCTCCTAACCTCTTCTTGGTCCATGATGCCAGCAGACGTGGTCAGCACAATGTATCCGAACTGCAAAGTGCATGAAAAGCAAACATATTTATATTGTGAACAAATTACTGAAATAATCAGAAAATCTTTGCTTTAACACCCTTTGATCAAGGGTGTCCTCAAGAAGCTAAGGATCGTCATGACCACTTAGCCACAACTCATAATTGTGAAAAGAtttttatgcaatttttttCACAACATATAGCTTGTGTAGCACATATACGCCAGACACCAATGCATGGTATCAATTTGTACTCATAAATATTCTGAAAAAGGCAAAACCTCCGATTCAACGTGATGCACGAAAAAATGGGAGAAAAAGACAGAAATCAACGCAAGTACGGATACATAGCTTCGACTTTCTATATCTTGTCAAAAGTTGTTATTGGATAATGTCAAAAGGTGTAGTGAATATTCAAATATCTGTCTCACATTTGTCCATGAAGATAATCCTAATGAGTTGAAGACCATATCAATATAACTTCTCTGTCTAATATTCAGCACGCAAAAATTAAAGTGACCACCGAAAAATTGCAGGCTGAACTTTGACAATTAGACCATAACATTCGGACACGCATAATCCAGGAACAAAAATTTGTGTTTATGTTACAACATTTCAGACAACATACAgcgaaatatataaatttttaacacGGATTAACTTTAAGTAAATGCAATGGAACAGaataaattatgcacaagttaAAATACTTGCGCGGTACCTCGAGGCAAAAATAATCAATAGAAAACCAACGAATTTACACACAAAAAaactatcactagtgattttaaTCAAAAACTAATTTCTTCAACACGTTGACAAAATCAAATGCATCCtaaaacaaagaaacacaatAAAACAGTATATAAGGAAGCGAAACACGATGCCAAAACTggagcaacaaaaaaaaatcttcagCCAACTCTTTCACAGTTGTTATCTGCAGATGTCTCCAACAACCACGGCAACATGTGAATTCAGCACTTCTTCGATCAGCAGCAACCTTTTAGATTTTTTCTCTAAAGTTTATGACGTGCAAAGATGCAATAGTATGTATATGTTTCTGCGTAAATCACCTCAACTTTGCATGAGTTTATCAACAAGGAAATCTACACAATATGGGAAGTAAAAGTTTTATTACAAACAAACTATTTTTAAACTAATATACCATATCACAAAAATCTTAACATAACTATCACATTAATTATCACGTCATTTAGAAAGgcaaaatcataattaaatattcaaaatcatatcaacaaggaaaaattaatcttggaaaataaatttaaaacgtAAATTATATTTCCCTTAAGACcataaaacaaaatgaaaatatgatacatCCCAGAAACAATATCACATCGATACACCAAAAGTATAGAGCAAAAAATAAACCCTAAGTTCAAGcacgaaaaaacaaaaaatgggaAAAACAATAGAGACAACCTTAAATTTCCATAAAGTCGAGATATTTGTGATGTCAAATGCATAACAAATTATAAACTGCACAACAAAAAAACAGAAATCGAACCAAAAAATCAACCCTCTGATAGCTCATGATGTCGTTGCAAAGCACGAAAATACAAACAACTGGGAAACAATCGCTACAACCTCATAGTTCAATAAAGTCTAAAtggaataaaaattataaatcgcATAACCAAAAACCAGAAATCGaaacaaaaaatcaattaaaaaaacataatgtTCTCAAGAAAATTCTCTTTTTCTCTATGTTTTCCTCACTGTATCGTCGGAGATGTTAGATTTTCTTCAGGAATTGTGTTTGCTGGAGTGGAGGGAAATGATGTATGATGAGTAGACTaggaatataataatatttgagtgTAAAATAGACAAATGACCAAGAAAATCTTTTTATCAGAGACTGTATGTatatcaaaaataattatataggAATTGATTCACAACAAATATTGTGTTCAGAGATTTTTCATCAATTAAcccataaaatatatatttttaaatggataaatataaatatataatcgaTGTATTAATCTAAAGAATTTTATCCAGCTTCAAGAGTGTATTTGTTGCAAATATTAgccgatttattttaaatagcaATTTTTTGTGGAATCAATAGATTTCTACTTATATTTTgcagaatatatatttataagtattttcataaaatataataaatttattttgcatGAATTTTATTAACATTTGTAAACTTTTTTCATATAACTCTatgaattttgtaatttattattgtgatttttttttaatttcttttgaaCTAAAAGTTGAACTTTaataactttatttatttaaaatcactactacaaaaacgacaaacgacaacggattttatccgttgtcgtagccattttaaaactgttaTAACTGaaggtgttgttgaaagtccgttcaacgacaacggttataatccgttgtggtagatcatatttgcgacggttttttaaaaccgtcgctacaaaaTTATAGCGACGGGTATgaattaaaccgtcgctaattcaaaattaacgACGactttaaattagcgacggttttgtcaaccgtcgctaatttaaaattagcgacgggtagcaatcaagtcagtcgctaattttagcgacgataaGTAATCaaaatttccgtcgctaatttgtttagaaaaataaaaaaaatacttttaataatttaataaatataaaagaaactaataatcaaaaataaaatagtgtaaaagaaaaaaattttaagtgttatgaagtggttagaaaaatttaacgtgttgtgtgaaagtgataaaattgtgtaatagaaaaattttaagtgtagtgataaaattttccaaaaccgttgttgtttgtgcAAAAACctcgctaatcgacaacggtttcttcaaaccgttgtaaattgtccaaaaaaacacgctaatagacaacggttcataaaaccgttgtcgttgaccctaaaaaaacgctcaaagacaacggttttttcaccccaaaaaccgttgtctttggggggtcaaagacaacggtttttaaaatcaaagacaacggtttttaaaaaccgttgtctttggcccccaaaagacaacggttttcgataaaaccgttgttaaaaaacatacgacaacggtttttgtgaaaaaccgttgtcgtatgtgagttgatgtatgcagaatttcttttagtgaatatttttatctatcaaataaatattttttactcattGATTAAATTTACGAAAGACAACaaataaatcattatttaatttattaaaattaaatttcaattatttaagttaattcaaaatttctatttatttaattaatatttttaaaaatacataacaaaaattttaaatattaatgtataactaaacttaaaatattttcattaattttaaagaaatttttgtataaaaaatatattaattttgttttgacaaaatgtcTAACAAAAAATAATCAACACAATTATTTATAcctaaaaataaagaataattgtgttaacaataataataattattatatccAATTTATGAGTCaataaaaggcaaaaacttgtgtgagacgatctcacgggtcgtattttgtgagacggatatcttatttgagtcatccatgaaaaagtattactttttatgctaaagagtattattttttattgtgaatatcggtagaattaACCCGTataacagataaagattcgtgagatcgtctcacaagaaacttactctcaataaaatgttataattttttttattatgtagtgtaataaatctttattaattttttaaataaatataattttaaattttacgaGATTTTGTGACTAAAacgcataaaataaaatgaacgatgttaaaaattttgattttaaaccaTTGTTGGTAacactaaaatatattttttaaaagtccaaataaaaaaacatacggattgatattatttttaatagaaaTAAAAGTAAGGATATGAGTTGAGATATTTctcaatttcaaatatttagtaTTCAATCTTTAAATTGAATCAAAgatattttttgacattttatagtGATAACTTAACGTATACTTTTTATACTTTGTATTATTTCATTGagttaataaaaatttagtaacattttgaatgtttttaaacttttgcagagtttttaaaaataattttaataaacataatttttttaaaattctgcacaattttttatatattaaatatcataattgaaTATACATCACCGAATAAAACATCACTAAAGTTATTAATCGTTTAATAAtaagtctcttgtaagacggtctcacgaatctctatctgtgagacggatcaacttatcgatattcacaataaaaattaatactcttaacataaaaagtaatatttttttatagataactcaaataaaatatccgaatcacaaaatatgacccgtgagaccgtctcacacggTTTTTGTCCTCGTTTAAAACCAATATAATAACTCGAAATAACGAAGAAAGAGATGAATCTTCGTATCTTTTTCACAGAGGAATCTTCGGCCATTTCCATTCCGTGATTCTCTCACCTGCGGTATCAGCTGAAAGCTGCTGAGAAATTTTATCAAAACCTAAAGGTCGCAGCAAAACCAGAACTTTATTGACTGTTTTCTAAAAAGGTAGGTGATGGATGATCCATGAATTTCCTCCGACTGAAGCATCAAGATCACGCCCACGTTAGCATGTGTCAACTTGCAATCTTTCGTTTTCCTTAGCACAGCTGGCCTTTGATTCTTATCTACTGATTACATTGAATTTCAAGAAATGATTTAGGAAttgggaatttttttaaaaatttttggaTGTTGTTTGAGGTTTATGTAGTTCTGGTGTGTTTAGTATTCTGTTGATTGAGTTTTTCGgtttttttaattgtattatgattcttgcTTTAATCTTGAATCCCTTAGATTTTTTGGAAGAAAAGTTTATACTGTTGTGGATATAAATAGAGAATTGTTGAGTTCTATGACTGATCTTCCGCAAGATATTTGTTTTGAGTAGTTACCGTATAGGATTGATGAGAACCATCAAACTCTAACTAGAACAAGCTAAGCTTATTGGCATTGTCCAAATTAGGTCACGAAATAATTGAATTTGTTGGAAAGGGTATTTATATTAAAAGTTCTGGACTTTAAGGACTTCATGATTGGGCCTCTCTTTTTAAGGAAATCGATCAATTGTCATACCAAAGCTGTAAGTTCTTTTGTTGGCCTGTGTTTATGTGTCTGTGTTAGGATCCAAGCGCATTGGGAAGATACAAGTAGGtggatatattttcttttttaggaAGTGTATTATTCTGATTTAATAAAGCTCAATTATgcttttttctaaaaatgttaagATTTAAGTTTATATGTTTCTTTATGGATTTAGGTATTAGCAGTGGTCACTGTGCAGCTTATTCACTATGGCCGTGGGCCACACTTTTACTGCTTGATTCTTGGCCTTTTCAGTATCTAGATCCtctctattttatttgtttatctcCTTAGTCTCACTCTTTCAGAGAATATAACTGTGTATGTGAGATTGTTGATTCAATTTCGCTCTAATTTGGTGCGTTATATACTGATTGAAAAGTATGATAGCAATTTCTCTATCtttaatttctttaatttgATGTGAAATGCAGTTCACTTTTCCAAGTCTGTGACTAGAAGAATCATCCAAGTTTGAAGTTTTGATATGGCTCGGGAAGCTCTTCCAGGTGTTGAATCTCCTAGGAGGCGCTCAGGCCTGTTGAGAGATCAAGTGCAATTAGTTAAAAGTAAAGATTCTGATCGATTTGAGATTGTTCCAATCCACGATCCTTTGTCATTTGAGAAGGGTTTCTTTTTAACTGTTCGTGCATGCCAGTTATTGGCTCAAAAGAATGATGGAATGGTATTAGTGGGGCTGGCTGGTCCGTCTGGAGCTGGAAAGACAGTGATGACCGAGAAGATCCTCAATTTTATGCCGAGCATCGCTGTTATAAATATGGATAACTATAATGATGCAACCCGCATTATTGATGGAAACTTTGATGGTAAATCTTGTGCACAATTTTCTAGttattacttttttttgtttttgattattaattttatctacATCTCAGATTTACGATTTGTTCTTATTGATTTTATAGCATCATATCcttgtttatttgtttgtttgccCGTGATAAATTGAAATGCTCTAATTCCTCTGTGTTGGCATAAAAGATGTTACTGTTATATTCTTTACTGTTCAGAAGTCCTTAAAAATCTTGTGTTTGCATCCTCAATATGGAATTTCTGAAAAGTAAGTTAGAAGTTGTGCAGTCCTTGAGGTTATCTCTCCTGCTTAATATATATGGAAAACATCTTTATGATTAATATCTCTTAttttttagattaaaaaaatgattcagTGGGTGCTTCAGATCTTCAATCCCCGCTGTGTGTATTAAATATGTGACTTGAatgcatgaacataattttATCAGAAAATAAGATATAAAGGATATTAGCGACCTGAAATAGCATGTCTCAAAATGCTTAATCAAACTGAATCAGCAGATTATATAGTTTTAGATTACAGTCTAATGAAACAAACAAGATGCATGGAACTGATAAGTGCTGCAGCCTATAGCTATAGTATGAAAATTTGTAGCTACAGTCATGATGTTGGGTTGATTTAAATTGATTGTTCTGATTTCACATCAACAAAGTCAAAAGACAAATGATTAAAAACCAGTCTCAATCAAGTTATCATTTCTTCATGTTACCTGGCGACTGATAGAAAGTTCATCTTTaatgattgattgattgattatCACGCAGTACTGTTCTCAGAATAGTTAATGCTTTGTGTTTTCTGAACAGATCCGCGCTTGACAGACTATGACACTCTGCTTGAGAATATCCGTGATCTGAAAGCAGAAAACCCTGTTCAAATTCCCATCTATGATTTTGTCTCTAGCTCTCGAATAGGCTACAGGTTCATCTGCAACTTTCAAACTCATCGCATCCTTCCtgttatttcttttttaaaacatttcttattGCCAGAGCTGTTTCTTGTGttactttattttaaatttgaaacttgTGTTTTTACGTTGTTGTCTAACTATTTAACTGTATTTTATCTTAACTTCAAGTGGTTGGTTTCAactcagattttttttttattaacttcTACATCAAGCAGGACCCTGGAAGTTCCCAGCTCCCGCATTGTTATTATAGAAGGGATATATGCTTTGAGTGAAAAATTACGGCCTTTACTAGACCTCCGTGTCTCTGTTACCGGTGGAGTGCACTTTGACCTTGTAAAACGTGTTCTGAGGGATATCCAACGTGCTGGACAAGAACCTGAAGAGATAATTCACCAAATATCGGAAACAGTATCtcttttaacttcagaattgtCTCCATGATATGTGTAGCTCAATTACTATGCTAAATCTTAGTTTTACTGATGATGCGCTACAGGAGTCTTATGGTATCCTTTGCTGCAGGTATATCCCATGTACAAGGCTTTTATTGAGCCAGATCTACGAACAgcacatataaaaataattaataaatttaatccATTCTCTGGATTTCAGAATCCGGCGTATATTTTAAAGGTGGGTCGGGTCTTCAGCTTATGGCTACCGTGCAACTAAATATTTTGCAGGTATCTGTAATCTACTTTGAGTTTGATTTTGGTCTTGCTATAGTCAACAAAGGCAGTTACAGTGGATCAAATTAAGGATGTCTTTTCTGGAGATTATAAAGAAACTAGTGAGGAAACTTATGATATATATCTTCTTCCACCTGGTGAAGATCCTGAGGCATGCCAGTCTTATTTGAGGATGAGGAACATGGATGGCAAATACAATCTCATGTTTGAGGTTTGACTGTTTGAGACTTATGGTTCCTAATTACGTTCATCTTTGTTCCAAGCCTCTTGACATGCTATTTGATAAAGTCATAACTTTCAGGAATGGGTCACGGATAGCCCCTTCATTATATCCCCACGAATTACTTTTGAAGTTAGTGTGCGCCTTCTTGGTGGGCTGATGGCACTGGGGTATACAATAGCATCTATCCTTAAAAGAAGCAGCCATGTTTTCTCCAATGATAAAATCTGTGTAAAAACTGATTGGCTGGAGCAACTAAATCGCAAGTATGTCCAGGTACGATATCTGTCTACTTGTTTTCTTTGTAATATCTTGTTTAATGTTTTGGTCGTTGACTCCAAGATCAACAAAAGTTATTCTATTTCTGATTTTCTCCTTGCATGGagttattttatgatattttgaatcACGTCATAACCTAGCTGGAGTTAAGAATAGGATGAAAGGTTACTGTAAATGGAAAATCAAGCCTaacaatttcatttttttacttttaatgatataagattgtcaaaatgtattttttctTGTCATTTGTTTGAGGAAACTTATGTTAACTCTTAGTCTTACTCTTGCCTGAGCAACCCTCTTTCTTGATTTCACTAGTGACTGATTTTGTACACAGGTACAAGGAAGAGATCGGTTGTATGTGAAATATGTAGCCGAGGAGTTGGGTTTGGATGGCTCATTTGTTCCACGCACTTACATAGAGCAAATTCAATTGGAAAAACTTATTAATGACGTTATGGTTCGACCCCTTAGAAATTGAcatgattattaatttttatttcattcattGGAATCTTTAATCTCATTTTAAACTTCATAGGCACTACCTGATGATTTGAAGACGAAACTCAGTATAGATGATGATTTGGCTTCCAGTCCTAAAGAAGCTCTGTCCCGAGCCTCTGCAGATAGAAGAGTGAAGTTCCTCAATCGGTATGCTGCTTTTTGCCATAAGCCTCCAATGGGaagtagaaaattttgaagacgAATATGGTTTTTTACTTTCTCGTGTCATTACCCAAGTTGGTGATCATTTTCTCACCTGggcttttcattttttttctcgtTCCTAATATTATGGTGCAGATTTCTTTAGGAgtttgatttataatttatttgtctTTTTTCTGGCAGTGGCATCCCACACTCATACTCTACACAGCGTGATAAAAATATACCAAAGCTAACAAAACTTGCTGTCAACAGTAGGAGGTATGATGGAAGAACCCCAGATTCACCAGCAGCCCTTGCTAATCAGGTGACCTCACAGACATATTTAGGTTAACAGTGCTCTTTAATGCTTTATGTGATTGAATTTTTATCTCTCCTTGTCTTACATGTTAAGGTTTTTTAGAAGGGTGATTATTACAATAAAGACCTGGCTCTTTGAACCAATCTTTTCATTCTAATTTTTATTGCACTTCTCGAGTATTTGTATTGATGACATTCTTGCTCATCAGCCTGCCAATTTTCAGGGAATTGTCAGTCAGTTATCTGAACAAATTTCGACATTGAATGAGCGAATGGATGAGTTTACGTCACGAATTGAAGagctaaattcaaaattttctgcAAGGAAAGTGTCTGCTAGTCAACAAAATTTGGCGATGCAGGCTGAAGCTTGCGTTGCCTCCATGCCCACTTCTCTTTTTGTGTCTGGCATAGGCAATAGCTCATCGACTGGTTCACTTCTACCCAATTCCTTATCATCTTCCCAATTGGTGAAGGAGTCTCCTTTTATGGAAGAGGTAATTCTATTCTCCAAACCTCCTCATTCTAGATAAAACCTCTGGAAAACTGCATCAATACCCTTGTGAAAATTGAACAAGCAAAAAACCCTTGTGTAAAATCAGTTGTTTTTAAAACCGtgtgtttttaaaaatcaagcatAAAACCCCTTGCAAATGGGACGTGCTTGAGTTTTAAAAACACGGGTTAATGACTTGATTTTTTATAACATAGTGGTGCGGAACCTATTAATTTTACACGGTATTTTGTGACTTTTTGCAAGGGTGGAAAATACTATTTGCTCATAAAACCTCTATGAGGGGAAAATCTCAAAAGATGAAACAAGAGAAGCCCGTACTTTTGTTCCACTTTAAAAAAAGCATAAGTCGTTTTGCTTTTCTAGAGTTGATCACCATGCAGTTCCTGGAAAAACCCCTGTACTTGGAAGGTCCGAAGCTTCGTGCTTGAGGTCATACCATAGGGTTATTGAGTTATATCTGTTGAATGTGCACCAACCAAGTAGGGAGCAAAACTATTAGCATTTGATGCTCAAGTATCTATGAGAGGCCATAAGCCCAAGAGTAGAACCCCAACCCAAAAGACTAGCCTTTTAGGTGGGGAGTACCTCCCAAATTTATTAGACGACATACAATTTCAAGTGGAACTACATGTGGGGTCATGGCAATTCATTCGCTGGTGAAGAATTTTGTAACATTAGCAGCTGTTATCTCTTTGTTTACATGTCGTACCATGTTAGTGTTGGCCCGTTTACAGGTTCTTGCTGAGAGATGTCATAGAAAACATTTCAGGATATTAAGGTTTGTTTCACCATGAGCACATAGATTAGAGTTGGGAAAAAAGAGTTCGAGGATGAACATTCTTCTTGATCTTTTAGATGAGCTAGTATAAACTTTTTAATTTACTGTTTAGTTTTGATCTTGGCATAGTGTTTTTTGTTTCCCTTGTTTCCATAAATTTTCTTAGACAGTTTTTTAATCTGGGAACAGATTTTACTTATTGCTCGGGGACAGCGCCAAATTATGCATCAGATAGACAATCTTAGCAATCTCCTGCACGAGTATTTTGGAGAAAGATCTCATCAAGGACGAACTAGTCATTCCGGTGGTATGACAGACATGGGAGTATCCATTGGCGTTCCTTTACTTGTTTCTTTGGCAATTGGCGGCATCGGACTCGTGCTGCTCAAAACTGTGACATCTCAAAAATAACGTGCATTCCCCTTCTGAACGATGAGAGGGACTTGAAAAATGTATATATAGAATGAAGTATAGTGTTGAGAGGTGTAAATCACTCTAGCTTGTGTAATATCTGTATTGTTGTGGTATATTGTGTGCAGTTGTGGTAGTATTGTGATATATTTCAGCTCGAGCTTGATTTAAgtaattttgaataatttgagcttgtgaattatattttttggaGTATCTATCCCATTCGAATTCGATTGTAtacatttttgttaaaaaaaatcaccatTTTAAGCTTTTACAAAAtcaattgttaatttatttaatttataagacaaataaattataaatgcaATGTAATATGAATAATATTTGCAGAGTTGACTTGCATTGTTGGTTGGCCTATTCCAACTCTACTCAAATTTGGTCAAACTAAGATTTTGAATTGAACTTTGATTTTGACATAACATCTTATGTttattatacaaaaaatataaaaaaaaaattattaaatattcaaaGGGTTACGCTCCTtgacataacatttttatttttttaaaacttagtcATACCGAGGTTACGCTCTTTGACCGCATATTTATTCaatttgtacaatatttttcctttttttctcttttttatttttttttttcgatattttttgATGAGAGATAATCGGTTATAGTATATATCTTCCAAATAACATTTTCGGGATATaataatgttttcaaaataagaactcaaaatCTAAACATTAGATAGtttctctcatgatcaataaaggctcgaaagctgttttctcaatcTCTACTCGCTCACAAAATAtatgtgagtttaaaatttaagacactcttataagatatatctttgaccatatactttaataaatGATCTGATCATAAtattaatcactcaaaaagatttcataaattatgtttttataattattaagatattaaaattgactttaattaaataaaaatttaaacatcatcATATaggtttatatttttttaatttaattttttcaaacatataatgtatgaaattttgcaaaaattactaagataaaaacaatgagtatggttttatttatatattttgaaaaactatatacatattaaaaaacttaattttcCCTCCAACttgaatatgacattgtccctaatgtcaaaacaATTATAAATAGAAAGTTCATGATGAAAGAGATACCACATTGAATTTTATTAAAGATAAGAAAACGAAAACAAATCCACGACTTCATCAATTATCCATCTTTATTTTCTTACTGCTAGATTACGACCAATTGATATTTGTTATCAatggatcaggcttatgaacaaaatcTTGCAAATCATCAATCAATTGGTCAGCAGCCAAGCAGATATAAGCTCAGTcctgaattttctgaaatgaaaattttgctCCACATcattatcaagaaatgtcataataattatttatattcaaTAAGCCAACAAGTTTATTATGTATATTAAATTGTGCTCGagaaacaatgtgaaaaatttcttgtaAAGTATCGAAACAACCTGATAGTGCAATAAAAGCATcataattttcaatcattttggtgattctgTCATACGTAGATGAAACTCTCaatttgtaatgcccgagatttaatcacGGTAATCAGACATTAATTACTGGACAGAATCGAGATTTTAGGAACTCAA
Encoded here:
- the LOC140965893 gene encoding inorganic pyrophosphatase TTM1-like isoform X1 produces the protein MAREALPGVESPRRRSGLLRDQVQLVKSKDSDRFEIVPIHDPLSFEKGFFLTVRACQLLAQKNDGMVLVGLAGPSGAGKTVMTEKILNFMPSIAVINMDNYNDATRIIDGNFDDPRLTDYDTLLENIRDLKAENPVQIPIYDFVSSSRIGYRTLEVPSSRIVIIEGIYALSEKLRPLLDLRVSVTGGVHFDLVKRVLRDIQRAGQEPEEIIHQISETVYPMYKAFIEPDLRTAHIKIINKFNPFSGFQNPAYILKSTKAVTVDQIKDVFSGDYKETSEETYDIYLLPPGEDPEACQSYLRMRNMDGKYNLMFEEWVTDSPFIISPRITFEVSVRLLGGLMALGYTIASILKRSSHVFSNDKICVKTDWLEQLNRKYVQVQGRDRLYVKYVAEELGLDGSFVPRTYIEQIQLEKLINDVMALPDDLKTKLSIDDDLASSPKEALSRASADRRVKFLNRGIPHSYSTQRDKNIPKLTKLAVNSRRYDGRTPDSPAALANQGIVSQLSEQISTLNERMDEFTSRIEELNSKFSARKVSASQQNLAMQAEACVASMPTSLFVSGIGNSSSTGSLLPNSLSSSQLVKESPFMEEILLIARGQRQIMHQIDNLSNLLHEYFGERSHQGRTSHSGGMTDMGVSIGVPLLVSLAIGGIGLVLLKTVTSQK
- the LOC140965893 gene encoding inorganic pyrophosphatase TTM1-like isoform X2, with translation MVLVGLAGPSGAGKTVMTEKILNFMPSIAVINMDNYNDATRIIDGNFDDPRLTDYDTLLENIRDLKAENPVQIPIYDFVSSSRIGYRTLEVPSSRIVIIEGIYALSEKLRPLLDLRVSVTGGVHFDLVKRVLRDIQRAGQEPEEIIHQISETVYPMYKAFIEPDLRTAHIKIINKFNPFSGFQNPAYILKSTKAVTVDQIKDVFSGDYKETSEETYDIYLLPPGEDPEACQSYLRMRNMDGKYNLMFEEWVTDSPFIISPRITFEVSVRLLGGLMALGYTIASILKRSSHVFSNDKICVKTDWLEQLNRKYVQVQGRDRLYVKYVAEELGLDGSFVPRTYIEQIQLEKLINDVMALPDDLKTKLSIDDDLASSPKEALSRASADRRVKFLNRGIPHSYSTQRDKNIPKLTKLAVNSRRYDGRTPDSPAALANQGIVSQLSEQISTLNERMDEFTSRIEELNSKFSARKVSASQQNLAMQAEACVASMPTSLFVSGIGNSSSTGSLLPNSLSSSQLVKESPFMEEILLIARGQRQIMHQIDNLSNLLHEYFGERSHQGRTSHSGGMTDMGVSIGVPLLVSLAIGGIGLVLLKTVTSQK